One genomic segment of Vibrio fluvialis includes these proteins:
- a CDS encoding HAD family hydrolase: MSQPLYVFDMDDTLIDGDCAMIWNEFLVDKGIATDPDFLAQDRYLMSLYARGEMDMEDYLDYVMQPLFALSVEQVHALIEECVDSRILPRLFPQAKTLIEQQGNDGITMLIISASVSFLVDAVARKIGIEHALGIDMAVRDGRYTSEIVGVPSYREGKVTRLETWLLTHPEHVGELHFFTDSINDLPLCQHADYAYLVNPCEKLARHSRPPHWQVLNWG, translated from the coding sequence ATGTCTCAGCCTCTGTACGTCTTTGATATGGACGACACCTTAATTGACGGCGATTGCGCCATGATCTGGAACGAGTTTCTGGTCGACAAAGGCATTGCCACCGATCCGGATTTTCTCGCACAGGATCGTTACCTGATGTCGCTGTATGCGCGCGGCGAAATGGACATGGAAGACTACCTCGATTACGTCATGCAGCCGCTGTTTGCGCTGTCAGTCGAACAAGTGCACGCGCTGATCGAAGAGTGCGTCGACAGCCGCATTCTGCCGCGCCTGTTTCCTCAGGCTAAAACCCTGATCGAGCAGCAAGGAAATGATGGCATCACCATGCTGATCATTTCCGCTTCCGTCAGTTTTCTGGTCGACGCCGTGGCACGCAAAATTGGCATCGAGCATGCGTTGGGGATTGATATGGCGGTACGCGATGGCCGCTACACCAGTGAGATTGTCGGCGTACCGAGTTATCGTGAAGGCAAAGTCACGCGCCTTGAAACCTGGCTGCTGACTCACCCCGAGCACGTGGGTGAACTGCATTTCTTCACCGATTCGATTAACGATCTGCCACTGTGCCAACATGCGGACTATGCCTATTTAGTCAATCCATGTGAGAAACTGGCACGTCATTCCCGCCCGCCACACTGGCAAGTACTGAACTGGGGATAA
- a CDS encoding EAL domain-containing protein, producing the protein MLRTPKKIVVLLVLLPVALFSLSIPILERQYSLYLLNHKMDEVSQFLDTRSTALNDMMLQQAEQLRFDCSDDDMSLMRNPNYYNKFVRIIGIIGADGKTCSTVGMYLVESELEGVRIPATGFYMSTTPEYEHSESELLVSYRHNGNTVYWVLYGGWGQDILKTPCLDCFFMTFKFLDSSLEHMKIKRGDPDIAKQASRISIAIQSSDTQIISQITLSAGDKLHHYALRQLIIWGIPLSLILGIMIGFGYFMLRNYRNSIEGLIEVAIRDNEFVPFYQPIVDSRDGRIVGFEVLLRWQRGNEWVAPSQFIQVAETTGLIIPITEQLLKKVLGDMTRLNMEQWVSINLVAEHVETEILFNLLERLNWPRPRQIQFEITERVPIKNLHFADAMIQRLTQHGYQFKIDDFGTGYGGFSYLQKLQIDSIKIDKMFIDTIETTDVKRNILDSIIASARETDIEVIAEGVETQKQVEYLTQRGVYLIQGFVYFKPMPLAQVLQHLKSPIGSESA; encoded by the coding sequence ATGTTACGTACACCGAAGAAAATTGTTGTCCTGCTGGTTTTACTACCCGTTGCCCTCTTTTCTCTGTCGATTCCAATTTTGGAACGGCAGTATTCCCTTTATCTGCTTAACCATAAAATGGATGAAGTCAGCCAGTTCCTTGATACCCGAAGCACAGCGCTGAACGACATGATGCTGCAACAAGCCGAACAGTTACGTTTTGATTGCAGTGATGACGATATGAGCCTGATGCGCAACCCGAACTATTACAACAAGTTCGTGCGCATCATCGGCATCATCGGGGCTGATGGAAAAACCTGTTCAACCGTTGGCATGTATCTGGTTGAAAGTGAATTGGAAGGCGTTCGCATACCCGCTACTGGCTTCTACATGTCGACCACTCCGGAGTATGAGCATAGCGAGAGCGAGCTGCTGGTCAGTTATCGACACAATGGCAATACCGTCTATTGGGTACTTTATGGTGGCTGGGGTCAGGACATTCTCAAAACGCCATGCCTCGACTGCTTCTTCATGACTTTTAAGTTTCTCGACTCTTCCTTGGAACACATGAAAATCAAACGCGGTGATCCTGATATCGCCAAACAGGCATCGCGGATTTCCATCGCTATTCAGAGCAGCGATACTCAGATCATCAGCCAGATAACGCTCTCTGCCGGCGATAAACTGCATCACTACGCGCTGAGGCAACTAATTATTTGGGGCATCCCGCTCAGCCTGATACTCGGCATCATGATTGGCTTTGGTTATTTTATGCTGCGTAACTATCGCAACTCAATTGAAGGACTGATTGAGGTCGCCATCCGTGACAATGAGTTTGTTCCTTTTTATCAGCCGATTGTCGATAGTCGGGATGGCCGTATTGTCGGGTTTGAGGTGCTGTTGCGTTGGCAACGAGGTAACGAATGGGTTGCGCCCAGCCAATTCATTCAGGTAGCAGAAACCACGGGGTTGATTATCCCAATCACTGAACAACTGCTGAAAAAAGTGTTGGGAGATATGACCAGGCTGAACATGGAGCAATGGGTGAGTATCAATCTGGTCGCCGAACACGTTGAAACAGAGATTCTGTTTAATCTGCTGGAAAGGCTGAACTGGCCTCGGCCTCGACAAATCCAGTTTGAAATTACTGAACGTGTACCGATCAAAAACCTGCATTTTGCCGACGCCATGATTCAGCGCCTGACTCAGCACGGCTATCAGTTCAAAATTGATGATTTTGGGACCGGATATGGCGGCTTTTCCTATTTGCAAAAACTGCAGATAGACAGCATCAAAATCGACAAGATGTTCATCGATACCATCGAAACCACCGACGTTAAACGTAATATTCTCGATTCCATCATCGCCTCTGCGCGTGAAACGGACATTGAAGTGATTGCCGAAGGCGTGGAAACACAAAAACAAGTAGAGTATCTGACTCAGCGCGGTGTCTATTTGATTCAGGGGTTTGTTTACTTTAAACCGATGCCGCTGGCACAAGTGCTGCAACATCTGAAAAGTCCAATCGGTTCCGAATCTGCATAA